The DNA sequence AGTGCACGATGTCAAACCCCCAGGCCACGGGCTGGTTGATGCCCCAGGTGCCGAGGCCCTTCACGAAGGTGACGAAAAGGCTGTATAGCCAAGCCAGGGTCAGAGCCCCCCCCACGGCCAAGACCACCTTCCAGGGCCTGGGGGCTGGCTTCTCCACTGGTTCCAGAAGCTTTTCCACCAAGGTTTTCTCCGTCCACTCCCCCTGGATCAGGTCGTGGTCGGGATGGGGTTCCTTATGCGCCATGCTTCCCCTCCTTCAGCTTGGGATTAGGGTTTTTCAGGTGGGCCAGGTAGGTGGTGCGGGGCCAGGTGTTGGCCTCCTCCAAGAGGGCGTAGTGTCGCCCCTCCTTACGGTGGGCCTGGATGGGGTCCTCAGGGTCGAGAAGGTCCCCGAAGTGGATGGCCTTCCCCGGGCAGACCTCCTGGCAGGCGGTCTTGACCTCCCCGGTACGGATCTTCCTCCCCTCCATGGCCGCCTTGGCCCGGGTGCTTTCGATGCGCTGCACGCAGTAGGTGCACTTTTCCATCACCCCGCGGCTGCGCACCGTCACCTCGGGATTTAAGAGGAGGGCCAGGGGGCTTTCCTTTGCCCGGCGGGGGTCCCCCTTGCCCACAAAGGCCTCCCCGTAGGGGAAGAAGTTGAAGCGCCGGGCCTTGTAGGGGCAGTTGGCGGAGCAGTACTTGGTGCCCACGCACCGGTTGTAGACCATGAGGTTCAGGCCCTCGCTGGAGTGCTCCGTGGCCGCCACGGGGCACACCGCCTCGCAAGGCGCCTTCTCGCAGTGCTGGCACATCACCGGCTGGTGCACCACCCCTTCCTCGGCGAAGTAGCGGTCGATGCGGATCCAGTGCATCTCCCGCCCCTTTTGCACCTCCTCCTTGCCCACCACGGGGATGTTGTTCTCCACCTGGCAGGCCAGGGTGCAAAGCCCGCACCCCAGGCAGCGGCTTAGGTCCACGGTCATGGCCCAGGCGTGCTCCCCTTGGGGCCAAGGGGGGTAGAAGGAGATCCGCTTCTCCTCGTGGGCTTCGGCCTTAAGGGCCTTGGCCTCCTCCATGACCTTCACCGCCTCCACCTCCCCCAGATACCCGTGGTACTGGGTGGAGACCAAGGGGTAGTCCCGGCCCGTGGGGGAAACCTCCACAGGCCAGACCACGCCCTCGGGGTGAAAGAAGTGGGAAAGGGGGGCCACCCCGCTCCCCTTAGCCAGGCCGGGAAGGGGCCAGAGGGGAAGGAGGGCCTCCTTGCCCGAGGCCTGGACGCGGAGGAGGGGCCTTTTGGGATCTGCCCGCCGCTCCCGGGCCCGGATGTCCGCAAGAAGACCCAAGGCCTCGGTATCCTCCTCGCTAAGGAGCAAGGCCCCGTCCCAGACCAGGCGGCTCAGGGGCCTGGGAAGCTCCTGCAAATAGGGATTGTCCCGGTAGCGGCCGTCGTAGAGGCTGGCGTCGGGGCGCAGGGTGAGCTCCAAGGGGGCCTCCTGCCGCAAGGGAGGAAGGCGGCCTTCCAGGCCTGGGCGAACCTCCACGGCCAGCTGCCGGGCCTCCGCCAAGGGCCTTCCCTCCACCAGGGCCCGCTTCTCCTCTGGGGAAAGGGCGGGAAGCTCCTCCCCTAAAAGCCCCGCCAACACCTCCTCCAGGCTCTTCCCCCCCCACAGGGGCTGGATAAGGGCCTGGCTGGGCCAAAGCCGGCCCTCGGCATCCCGGTGCTGGCCC is a window from the Thermus neutrinimicus genome containing:
- a CDS encoding 4Fe-4S dicluster domain-containing protein, producing the protein MKERRGYEEALERELFREEFPFGPVTRRGFLALGLLSLAACTPVVRRKGVPYVRQPEWVVEGGEAEFVTALAHAGFAEPVRVKVYQERPLFMAPLERAMSPYPLAGLYALYDPARQGKAPDWEGFYAAWGRALAEGETLLVLPRTTSPRLEGLLERAQARFPNLRVARFEAWSLENIYLGAEVAFGQRAWPVYAPEEAETVLLLDVEAHEHPAGYLWWEALSRRRLPPMNRIYAVESGASLLGSMADHRLPLKPSQVEAFLLALAQSLGVVQGTPASDYGGFLSALAEDLKRGGVVLAGPQLSPGAQALAMAINQALRAPVRYVEPPEREAATPRAFLQAEGAERLVWAAEGPLPNLSGKAFSAALSLYPHKGASWSLPLAHPLEASGQHRDAEGRLWPSQALIQPLWGGKSLEEVLAGLLGEELPALSPEEKRALVEGRPLAEARQLAVEVRPGLEGRLPPLRQEAPLELTLRPDASLYDGRYRDNPYLQELPRPLSRLVWDGALLLSEEDTEALGLLADIRARERRADPKRPLLRVQASGKEALLPLWPLPGLAKGSGVAPLSHFFHPEGVVWPVEVSPTGRDYPLVSTQYHGYLGEVEAVKVMEEAKALKAEAHEEKRISFYPPWPQGEHAWAMTVDLSRCLGCGLCTLACQVENNIPVVGKEEVQKGREMHWIRIDRYFAEEGVVHQPVMCQHCEKAPCEAVCPVAATEHSSEGLNLMVYNRCVGTKYCSANCPYKARRFNFFPYGEAFVGKGDPRRAKESPLALLLNPEVTVRSRGVMEKCTYCVQRIESTRAKAAMEGRKIRTGEVKTACQEVCPGKAIHFGDLLDPEDPIQAHRKEGRHYALLEEANTWPRTTYLAHLKNPNPKLKEGKHGA